Below is a window of Halomonas sp. Bachu 37 DNA.
GGACTTCAGACAGAACACCGGCTTTTTCACAAGAACGCTTGAAACGACGCAGCGCGACGTCAAACGGCTCGTTATCACGTACTTTGACAGAAGGCATTAAGCACTCACCTACCTTAAGAATTGAGTTCGGTTAGCACGTACATTGCCACGTGCAATGCACGACCCAGTTTTACAGCGCACAGTAGTCTAGTCCCGAAGTGCCAGCTTTGCAAATATGGCACATGATAGTGCAGTAGCGCATATCCCGCTCCGGTGTCGGCCGGGAAATGATAAACTGAGGCGTAATTTCCTTCACTTTGCTGACGAGAGTTCCTGCATGCGCGTACTGGGCATTGAAACGTCCTGCGACGAAACCGGCGTCGCCATCTTCGATACCGCGGCCAACGCCGGCCAAGGCGTCCTGCTGGCCGACGCCCTATATAGCCAGATCGCCATGCACGCCGAATACGGCGGCGTCGTTCCCGAACTCGCCTCCCGCGACCATACCCGCAAGCTGTTGCCCTTGATCAGCGAGGTACTGATCCAGGCCGGCCTGAGCCGCCGCGATCTCGACGGCATCGCCTATACCGCCGGTCCCGGCCTGGTAGGCGCCTTGATGGTCGGCGCAAGCACCGCTCACGGCATGGCCCGCGCCCTGGGCATCCCGGTGCTCGGCGTTCACCATATGGAAGGTCACTTGCTGGCACCGATGCTGGAAGAACAGGCGCCCGAGTTTCCCTTCGTGGCGCTTCTGGTGTCCGGGGGGCACACGCAGCTGGTAGCGGTGGAAGGATTGGGGCGCTATCGATTGCTGGGTGAATCCGTGGATGACGCGGCGGGCGAGGCTTTCGATAAAGCCGCCAAGATGCTGGACCTCGCCTACCCCGGCGGCCCCCAGGTGGCCAAGCTGGCGGAAAGCGGCGAAGCATCACGCTTTCGTTTTCCCCGCCCGATGACCGACCGACCCGGGCTGGACTTCAGTTTTTCCGGCCTCAAGACTCATACCCTGACCGCGATTCGCAAGCTCGAGGCGGCAGGTGAACTCGACGAACAGGCCCGGGCCGATGTCGCCCGCGCCTTCGAGGAGGCGGTGGTCGACACCCTGGTGATCAAATGTCGTCGGGCGCTGGACCAGACCGGTCTCAAGCGCCTGGTGGTGGCCGGAGGCGTCAGCGCCAACCAGCGCTTGCGTGAACGCCTAGACCATGAAACCGCCAAGCGCGGTGCCCGGGCATTCTATCCGCGGGGCCGCTTCTGCACCGACAACGGCGCCATGATCGCCTATGTCGGCGCCCAGCGCCTGGCAGCCGGGGAACGGGACCAGCCCGGCATCATGCAAGCCGTGCCGCGCTGGCCGCTGGACCGACTCAGCGTCCCGGCCGCTGTCGCCTGAGCGAGGGCTCGGTGCCACGCCCCATCCGACGAATATTGAGCCAGTGACGAGCCACTATCAACAGGCTGAATCCTCCCACCACGACGATGTAGCGAGGTGTCCACCAGAGGCACAGCAGCGGCGCTGCCATGGCACTCGCCAGCGAGGCCATTGCGGCCGTCTTCAAACGCCACGCCAGCAGGCTCCAGAGCGCGGCACTCCCCAGCGCCACGGCGGGTGCCAGCACCAGCAGTACGCCGAAAGCACTCGCCACGGACTTGCCGCCGCGAAAGCGGTGCCAGACGGGATAGCTGTGACCGAGCAGCACCGCCGCCCCCGCGATACCCTGGGCCCACACCGGCCCTCCCAGCAGCTTGAGTGACAGTACCGCCGGCACTCCCTTGGCTGCATCCAGGACAAGGGTCATCAGGGCCAGGCGTATGCCGTACAAGCGCAGCATATTGGAAAATCCGGGATTGCAGGAGCCCCGGGATCGCGGATCAGCGACCCCGGCCCAGCGGCATATCCAGGGGGCCGCCAGGCAACTGCCACTGAGAT
It encodes the following:
- the tsaD gene encoding tRNA (adenosine(37)-N6)-threonylcarbamoyltransferase complex transferase subunit TsaD; protein product: MRVLGIETSCDETGVAIFDTAANAGQGVLLADALYSQIAMHAEYGGVVPELASRDHTRKLLPLISEVLIQAGLSRRDLDGIAYTAGPGLVGALMVGASTAHGMARALGIPVLGVHHMEGHLLAPMLEEQAPEFPFVALLVSGGHTQLVAVEGLGRYRLLGESVDDAAGEAFDKAAKMLDLAYPGGPQVAKLAESGEASRFRFPRPMTDRPGLDFSFSGLKTHTLTAIRKLEAAGELDEQARADVARAFEEAVVDTLVIKCRRALDQTGLKRLVVAGGVSANQRLRERLDHETAKRGARAFYPRGRFCTDNGAMIAYVGAQRLAAGERDQPGIMQAVPRWPLDRLSVPAAVA
- a CDS encoding glycerol-3-phosphate acyltransferase, with product MESAMLGSVVLSTLVGYLSGSCLAAPWICRWAGVADPRSRGSCNPGFSNMLRLYGIRLALMTLVLDAAKGVPAVLSLKLLGGPVWAQGIAGAAVLLGHSYPVWHRFRGGKSVASAFGVLLVLAPAVALGSAALWSLLAWRLKTAAMASLASAMAAPLLCLWWTPRYIVVVGGFSLLIVARHWLNIRRMGRGTEPSLRRQRPGR